One Kitasatospora sp. NBC_01266 genomic window carries:
- the hemQ gene encoding hydrogen peroxide-dependent heme synthase — protein MTDTAEQTPQKKKARDLNQVIRYTMWSVFQLKDALPEDRAALAAEVDELFEQLAAKDVTVRGSYDVSGLRADADLMIWWHAADSDDLQEAYNRFRRTALGRLLKPVWSNMALHRPAEFNKSHIPAFLADEHAREYVCVYPFVRSYEWYLLPDEERRAMLAEHGQMARGYPDVRANTVASFALGDYEWLLAFEADELHRIVDLMRDLRPSRARLHVREEVPFFTGRRKPIAELLNGLV, from the coding sequence ATGACCGATACCGCTGAGCAGACGCCGCAGAAGAAGAAGGCCCGGGACCTGAACCAGGTCATCCGCTACACCATGTGGTCGGTGTTCCAGCTGAAGGACGCGCTCCCCGAGGACCGCGCCGCGCTGGCCGCCGAGGTCGACGAGCTGTTCGAGCAGCTCGCCGCCAAGGACGTGACGGTGCGCGGCAGTTACGACGTCTCGGGCCTGCGTGCCGACGCCGATCTGATGATCTGGTGGCACGCCGCCGACTCCGACGACCTGCAGGAGGCGTACAACCGCTTCCGCCGCACCGCGCTCGGCCGCCTGCTGAAGCCGGTCTGGTCGAACATGGCGCTGCACCGCCCCGCCGAGTTCAACAAGTCGCACATCCCGGCCTTCCTCGCCGACGAGCACGCTCGCGAGTACGTCTGCGTCTACCCGTTCGTCCGCTCCTACGAGTGGTACCTGCTGCCGGACGAGGAGCGTCGGGCGATGCTCGCCGAGCACGGCCAGATGGCCCGTGGCTACCCGGACGTGCGGGCCAACACGGTGGCCTCGTTCGCGCTCGGCGACTACGAGTGGCTGCTCGCCTTCGAGGCGGACGAGCTGCACCGGATCGTGGACCTGATGCGCGACCTGCGCCCGTCCCGCGCGCGGCTGCACGTGCGCGAGGAGGTCCCGTTCTTCACCGGTCGCCGCAAGCCGATCGCCGAGCTGCTGAACGGCCTGGTCTGA
- a CDS encoding TIGR04222 domain-containing membrane protein — translation MWLLFLVPACVVAVLACLRLVRAAASADALAGLVEEEAEQVAIGLYETAYLAGGPERVVDLALVLMNSRGRLHLAHTGWTTVVDPHGRSRLERALISEIGPEGQCRTTELREALSEHPTVAEIGARLSLAGLATPAAIRESTLLAVRQVRQALLLSAVLLVAAMTLTEPGHQQGAATLAWFSLPLILTTGTLLMARVDVHPYTRWAAPAGDEVLRELRRRPRRSSGAGASDAERRLLTAVAIDGADAHPDARLRMALRG, via the coding sequence ATGTGGTTGCTCTTCCTGGTCCCGGCCTGTGTCGTCGCGGTGCTCGCCTGTCTGCGCCTGGTCCGGGCCGCCGCCTCGGCGGACGCGCTGGCGGGGCTGGTGGAGGAGGAGGCGGAGCAGGTGGCGATCGGGCTCTACGAGACGGCCTATCTGGCCGGTGGCCCGGAGCGGGTGGTGGACCTGGCGCTGGTGCTGATGAACAGCCGCGGCCGACTGCACCTGGCGCACACCGGCTGGACCACGGTGGTCGACCCGCACGGCCGCAGCCGCCTGGAGCGGGCGCTGATCAGCGAGATCGGGCCCGAAGGGCAGTGCCGGACCACCGAACTGCGCGAGGCCCTGAGCGAGCACCCGACGGTGGCCGAGATCGGCGCCCGGCTCTCGCTGGCCGGGCTGGCCACCCCGGCGGCGATCCGGGAGAGCACGCTGCTGGCGGTGCGTCAGGTCCGCCAGGCGCTGCTGCTCTCGGCGGTGCTGCTGGTCGCGGCCATGACGCTGACCGAGCCGGGGCACCAGCAGGGCGCCGCCACCCTGGCCTGGTTCTCGCTGCCGCTGATCCTCACCACCGGCACCCTGCTGATGGCCCGGGTGGACGTGCACCCCTACACCCGCTGGGCCGCCCCGGCCGGTGACGAGGTGCTGCGCGAGCTGCGCCGCCGCCCGCGCCGGTCGAGCGGCGCGGGCGCGAGCGACGCCGAGCGCCGACTGCTCACCGCGGTGGCGATCGACGGCGCCGACGCCCACCCGGACGCCCGGCTGCGGATGGCACTGCGGGGCTAG
- a CDS encoding SigE family RNA polymerase sigma factor, producing the protein MVRNEADFTAFAEANVTRLRQIAYLMCRDWHLAQDLTQSTLTKMYVAWNRLARHGSDPFGYARKVLLNTLLDHKRLRSSSELAVDQLPDRPHQGDPTADRLTLLNALALLPKRERAIVLLRYWEDQSVEQTAEILGLSTSVVKSQSMRALTVLRGHLGAERAVLFG; encoded by the coding sequence ATGGTGCGCAACGAAGCCGACTTCACCGCATTCGCCGAGGCGAACGTCACCCGCCTGCGGCAGATCGCCTATCTGATGTGCCGGGACTGGCACCTGGCCCAGGACCTGACCCAGAGCACGCTGACCAAGATGTACGTGGCCTGGAACCGGCTGGCCCGGCACGGCAGCGACCCGTTCGGCTACGCCCGCAAGGTGCTGCTCAACACGCTGCTCGACCACAAGCGGCTGCGCAGCAGCAGCGAGTTGGCGGTGGATCAGCTGCCGGACCGGCCGCACCAGGGCGACCCGACGGCCGACCGGCTCACCCTGCTGAACGCGCTGGCGCTGCTGCCCAAGCGGGAGCGGGCGATCGTGCTGCTGCGCTACTGGGAGGACCAGAGCGTGGAGCAGACCGCCGAGATCCTCGGGTTGAGCACCTCGGTGGTGAAGTCGCAGAGCATGCGCGCGCTCACCGTGCTGCGCGGACACCTCGGCGCGGAGCGGGCGGTGCTGTTCGGCTGA
- the msrB gene encoding peptide-methionine (R)-S-oxide reductase MsrB, whose product MSYEIEKTEAEWRAQLSPQEYQVLREAGTERPFVGEYTDTKTVGVYSCRACGSELFSSETKFDSHCGWPSYYAPLAEDRVQYIEDTAMGMRRVEVRCARCGGHLGHVFEGEGYPTPTDQRYCINSISLTLRPAE is encoded by the coding sequence ATGAGCTACGAGATCGAGAAGACCGAGGCCGAGTGGCGCGCCCAGCTCAGCCCGCAGGAGTACCAGGTGCTGCGCGAGGCCGGCACCGAGCGCCCCTTCGTGGGTGAGTACACCGACACCAAGACGGTGGGCGTGTACAGCTGCCGGGCCTGTGGCAGTGAACTGTTCAGCTCGGAGACGAAGTTCGACAGCCACTGCGGCTGGCCCTCCTACTACGCGCCGCTGGCCGAGGACCGGGTCCAGTACATCGAGGACACCGCGATGGGCATGCGCCGGGTCGAGGTCCGCTGCGCGCGCTGCGGCGGCCACCTGGGCCACGTCTTCGAAGGCGAGGGCTACCCGACGCCGACCGACCAGCGGTACTGCATCAACAGCATCTCGCTGACCCTGCGGCCGGCCGAGTAG
- the murC gene encoding UDP-N-acetylmuramate--L-alanine ligase, whose translation MNDAAHDLHAPHFIGIGGAGMSGLAKILAVRGAKVSGSDAKESETVLALRELGAAVRVGHAAEHVPDGASSIVVSSAIRTDNPELVAARERGIPVVHRSDALAALMGGRRALAVAGTHGKTTTTSMLAVALGALGVDPSYAIGGDLDAPGSNAHHGTGEIFVAEADESDRSFHKYAPEVAIILNVELDHHANYASMEEIYDSFETFVGRIQPGGTLVVSADHAGARELTARVAGREGLRVVTVGAAEDATVRVVSVTARGMTSEVTVVLDGSELTFTVSVPGRHYAHNAVAALAAGVALGVPAEELAKALGSYTGVRRRLQLKGEARGVQVIDSYAHHPTEMTADLEAIREATTGRVLVVFQPHLFSRTQQLAEEMGQALALADASVVLDIYPAREDPIPGVTSELIIDAARRAGAEVAAEHEFTAAAAVLAKLAAPGDLVLTMGAGDVTNLGPAILDEIGNGLERLTADAV comes from the coding sequence TTGAACGACGCCGCCCACGACCTGCACGCCCCGCACTTCATCGGAATCGGCGGGGCCGGCATGTCGGGTCTTGCGAAGATCCTCGCGGTGCGCGGCGCCAAGGTCTCCGGCAGTGACGCGAAGGAGTCCGAGACCGTGCTCGCGCTGCGCGAGCTGGGCGCCGCCGTGCGGGTCGGCCACGCCGCCGAGCACGTGCCGGACGGCGCCAGCAGCATCGTGGTCTCCAGCGCGATCCGGACCGACAACCCCGAGCTGGTGGCCGCCCGCGAGCGCGGCATCCCGGTGGTGCACCGCTCGGACGCGCTGGCCGCGCTGATGGGCGGGCGGCGCGCGCTGGCGGTGGCCGGCACGCACGGCAAGACGACCACCACCAGCATGCTGGCCGTGGCGCTCGGCGCCCTGGGCGTCGACCCGTCCTACGCGATCGGCGGCGACCTGGACGCCCCCGGCAGCAACGCGCACCACGGCACCGGCGAGATCTTCGTGGCCGAGGCGGACGAGAGCGACCGCAGCTTCCACAAGTACGCGCCCGAGGTGGCGATCATCCTCAACGTGGAGCTCGACCACCACGCCAACTACGCCTCGATGGAGGAGATCTACGACTCCTTCGAGACCTTCGTCGGGCGGATCCAGCCCGGCGGCACGCTGGTGGTCTCCGCCGACCACGCGGGCGCCCGCGAGCTGACCGCCCGGGTGGCCGGCCGCGAGGGCCTGCGGGTGGTCACCGTCGGGGCGGCCGAGGACGCCACCGTACGGGTGGTCTCGGTGACCGCGCGCGGCATGACCAGCGAGGTCACCGTGGTGCTCGACGGCAGCGAGCTGACCTTCACCGTCTCGGTGCCCGGGCGCCACTACGCGCACAACGCGGTCGCGGCGCTGGCCGCCGGCGTCGCGCTGGGCGTGCCGGCCGAGGAGCTGGCCAAGGCACTCGGCTCGTACACCGGCGTGCGTCGGCGCCTGCAGCTCAAGGGCGAGGCGCGCGGCGTGCAGGTGATCGACTCCTACGCGCACCACCCCACCGAGATGACCGCCGACCTGGAGGCGATCCGGGAGGCCACCACGGGCCGGGTGCTGGTGGTCTTCCAGCCGCACCTGTTCAGCCGCACCCAGCAGCTGGCCGAGGAGATGGGCCAGGCCCTCGCGCTGGCCGACGCCTCGGTGGTGCTCGACATCTACCCGGCGCGCGAGGACCCGATCCCGGGCGTGACCAGCGAGCTGATCATCGACGCGGCCCGCCGCGCGGGCGCCGAGGTGGCGGCCGAGCACGAGTTCACGGCCGCCGCCGCGGTGCTGGCGAAGCTGGCCGCGCCCGGCGACCTGGTGCTGACCATGGGTGCCGGTGACGTCACCAACCTCGGTCCGGCCATCCTGGACGAGATCGGGAATGGCCTGGAGCGTCTCACTGCTGATGCGGTCTGA
- a CDS encoding indole-3-glycerol phosphate synthase produces the protein MFKTVLMIEKALSDADVELVTTLHGEEKVSFVVLMQPRGKQDELLRSLDDVALGHLDKAVHEHETANGPAVAAESLEHSLRHLRQAGAEAVGQVVEADPLDNLRKVVEETSADEVLVLTAPHFVEEFFHRDWASKARHKVGVPVLKLFASEA, from the coding sequence GTGTTCAAGACCGTACTGATGATCGAAAAGGCACTCTCCGACGCCGATGTGGAGCTGGTCACCACACTGCACGGCGAGGAGAAGGTCTCGTTCGTCGTCCTGATGCAACCCCGCGGCAAGCAGGACGAGCTGCTGCGCTCCCTCGACGACGTGGCGCTCGGACATCTCGACAAGGCGGTGCACGAGCACGAGACGGCCAACGGACCGGCCGTGGCCGCCGAGTCACTGGAGCACAGCCTGCGCCACCTGCGCCAGGCCGGCGCCGAGGCGGTCGGCCAGGTGGTCGAGGCCGACCCGCTGGACAACCTGCGCAAGGTGGTCGAGGAGACCTCGGCGGACGAGGTCCTGGTGCTGACCGCACCGCACTTCGTGGAGGAGTTCTTCCATCGCGACTGGGCCTCCAAGGCCCGGCACAAGGTCGGCGTCCCGGTGCTCAAGCTCTTCGCCAGCGAGGCCTGA
- a CDS encoding dihydrofolate reductase family protein, whose amino-acid sequence MRQLIRTSHSPAHADPNSLEALAETYAYPERVAAGQPWLRANMVGSLDGAAKLSGLSEGLSGDADKRIFGVLRALADVVLVGAETVRAEGYRPARARADFAAARAAAGQAPAPVIAVVSRSLRLDLTAPLFTEPLVRTVVIAPADAPAAARAAVAEVADLITVGDGGVDLTAALAELTARGWTRQLTEGGPRLLAQLAAEGLLDELCLSLAPLVTAGDAPRIMHGAEMADAQRMRLVSLIEQKGFLFTRYCRTPE is encoded by the coding sequence CACACTCCCCCGCCCACGCCGACCCGAACTCGCTGGAGGCGCTGGCCGAGACCTACGCCTATCCGGAGCGGGTGGCCGCGGGACAGCCCTGGCTGCGGGCCAACATGGTCGGCTCGCTGGACGGGGCCGCGAAGCTGTCCGGCCTCTCCGAGGGGCTCTCCGGCGATGCCGACAAGCGGATCTTCGGCGTGCTGCGGGCGCTGGCCGACGTGGTGCTGGTGGGCGCCGAGACGGTGCGGGCCGAGGGCTACCGCCCGGCCCGGGCGCGAGCCGACTTCGCGGCGGCGCGGGCGGCGGCCGGGCAGGCGCCGGCACCCGTCATCGCGGTCGTCAGCCGCAGTCTGCGGCTGGACCTGACCGCCCCGCTGTTCACCGAGCCGCTGGTGCGCACCGTGGTGATCGCGCCGGCGGACGCGCCGGCCGCCGCCCGCGCCGCGGTGGCCGAGGTGGCCGACCTGATCACGGTCGGCGACGGCGGGGTCGACCTGACCGCCGCCCTGGCCGAGCTGACCGCGCGCGGCTGGACCCGCCAGCTCACCGAGGGCGGCCCCCGTCTGCTGGCCCAGCTGGCCGCCGAGGGCCTGCTGGACGAGCTGTGCCTCTCGCTCGCCCCGCTGGTCACCGCCGGCGACGCGCCACGGATCATGCACGGTGCCGAAATGGCTGACGCACAGCGGATGCGGCTGGTCTCATTGATCGAGCAGAAAGGTTTCCTCTTCACCCGCTACTGCCGTACCCCTGAGTAG